From a region of the Candidatus Poribacteria bacterium genome:
- a CDS encoding N-acetylmuramoyl-L-alanine amidase — MKKPLLSLICIALIVLTGCGEKHEKPDALNEPKEPNEWRKLPQANFGIPPYARYLEGIKICLDPGHGGQAHLLNYKRGPTGLREAEVNLHVALYLREFLKEAGAIVFMTRTDDSFVSLPDRSEIANENAVDFFISLHHNWFSDPETNYTSTWYHQDADESRASLDLARYVQQSVADALRMPQFTPTGLYSDRLVIPSGFGVLRLTKRPAILVEASFYSSPEEEQRLKKESYNKREAYGYFIGIARYVAAGFPKGVLLTPLPESSVETKKPRIEIRVEDGLHERGAWMLKRQQVFSDSIRVKLDGVIVPHQYLRAKDLIVITPPKPLSNGVHIVETNLVNYYGNHSLPGGQWFKVAPPAAKLKLRAWTKTLPPDGASYVGITATALDKNGLSIADDEPIYAQTSIGRLAETESLSQNGEARFYLHTDATQPQPGRAQVKVAYKNRSETITIHFEKIRGGIVQGSVHDVFGNTISDAAVQLMRKKNRATTTNPDGHFFFDNVLPGDATLNVSKAGYYGLRLETNAPSNSAQVLHPQLHPIADGTLIGKAFVLDARYGGSERGTPITNSVAPADLNLAVSKALKGMLELAGASVHLIREKDEKIPVSKRVKIINAVKHDGYYLRIDHGAWVKGEPSVIATGYPGNQVAEDYLKAILNGFNMALFQTPIETYGDEESPEIRSTNKIALALEIRSINHPHLPELVDSPALITQEAYAIFLGTWKFLKNAQLSDEEFNSGATGEVLPQKELEIRIVDATSQQPVAGARVALDSTFPLVTNRAGKATFHGVHARRYRIVVEAAGYAHQTIELDFPDSGSVSVEIRK, encoded by the coding sequence GTGAAAAAACCTCTCCTCTCCCTCATCTGCATTGCATTAATTGTATTGACTGGCTGCGGCGAAAAACATGAAAAACCCGACGCACTCAACGAACCTAAGGAACCCAATGAATGGCGCAAACTCCCTCAAGCCAACTTCGGGATTCCGCCTTATGCCCGTTACCTTGAGGGAATCAAAATTTGTTTAGATCCAGGACACGGTGGACAGGCTCACCTGCTGAATTACAAGCGCGGACCAACTGGACTTCGTGAGGCAGAGGTGAACCTACACGTGGCACTGTATCTGCGCGAATTCCTGAAGGAGGCAGGCGCGATCGTTTTTATGACACGCACTGATGATTCCTTCGTTAGCCTCCCGGATCGGAGTGAAATCGCCAACGAGAACGCTGTCGATTTTTTCATTTCCCTCCATCATAATTGGTTCAGTGACCCCGAAACCAATTATACCTCCACATGGTATCATCAGGACGCAGATGAGTCCCGGGCCAGTTTAGATCTCGCCCGGTATGTACAGCAGAGTGTCGCTGATGCGCTGCGCATGCCACAATTTACGCCAACAGGGCTTTATTCGGATCGATTGGTAATACCGTCCGGATTCGGCGTCCTACGTCTGACGAAGCGTCCTGCAATTTTGGTTGAAGCATCGTTTTATTCCAGCCCCGAAGAAGAACAACGTTTGAAAAAGGAGTCATATAACAAGCGTGAGGCTTACGGCTATTTTATCGGGATTGCGCGTTACGTTGCAGCGGGATTTCCGAAGGGTGTTTTGCTGACCCCATTGCCAGAATCGTCCGTTGAAACAAAGAAACCGCGCATTGAGATTCGCGTAGAGGATGGCTTGCATGAGCGCGGTGCGTGGATGCTCAAAAGGCAACAGGTCTTTTCCGATTCCATCCGCGTCAAACTTGATGGAGTCATTGTTCCCCACCAGTATCTCCGCGCCAAGGATCTCATTGTAATTACCCCGCCGAAGCCGCTTTCCAACGGCGTACATATTGTCGAAACCAATCTCGTCAATTACTACGGGAATCACAGCCTGCCGGGCGGACAGTGGTTCAAAGTTGCCCCACCCGCCGCAAAGTTGAAACTTCGCGCATGGACGAAAACCCTTCCCCCTGATGGCGCGAGCTATGTCGGTATTACTGCCACTGCTCTGGACAAAAATGGTCTATCAATTGCAGATGACGAACCGATTTACGCTCAGACATCAATTGGGCGGCTTGCTGAGACTGAAAGCCTCTCACAGAATGGAGAGGCACGATTTTACCTACACACGGACGCAACACAGCCACAGCCGGGTCGTGCACAGGTGAAGGTTGCATACAAAAACAGGTCAGAAACCATCACGATCCATTTTGAGAAAATTCGTGGCGGGATTGTTCAGGGCAGCGTGCACGATGTTTTTGGAAACACCATCTCAGATGCAGCCGTACAGTTAATGAGAAAAAAGAACAGAGCAACAACGACTAACCCAGATGGCCACTTCTTTTTCGATAACGTTTTGCCGGGGGACGCAACTCTTAACGTTTCAAAAGCTGGCTACTACGGCCTTCGACTGGAGACCAACGCGCCCTCAAACAGTGCACAGGTCCTCCATCCCCAACTACATCCGATTGCAGACGGTACACTTATTGGGAAAGCCTTTGTCCTCGATGCCCGCTACGGCGGTTCAGAACGAGGAACACCTATCACCAATTCTGTTGCGCCCGCAGATCTGAATCTCGCCGTGTCAAAAGCACTGAAGGGGATGCTGGAACTTGCTGGAGCCAGCGTTCACCTTATCCGAGAAAAAGATGAGAAAATCCCCGTCTCGAAACGGGTCAAGATAATCAACGCCGTTAAACATGACGGATACTACCTCCGGATCGATCACGGTGCCTGGGTTAAAGGCGAACCATCGGTAATCGCTACAGGTTATCCGGGGAATCAGGTTGCGGAAGACTACCTTAAAGCGATACTTAATGGATTTAACATGGCACTTTTTCAGACACCGATTGAAACGTATGGCGATGAAGAATCGCCGGAGATTCGGTCAACTAACAAAATAGCACTTGCGCTTGAGATCCGTTCTATCAATCATCCACATCTCCCTGAACTTGTGGACTCTCCTGCTCTGATCACACAGGAGGCGTACGCAATTTTTCTGGGAACGTGGAAATTTCTGAAAAACGCTCAATTGTCTGACGAAGAATTCAACTCCGGCGCAACAGGTGAAGTCTTACCTCAAAAGGAACTTGAAATTCGGATCGTTGATGCGACTTCACAGCAACCGGTGGCTGGTGCAAGGGTTGCGTTAGATAGTACCTTTCCGTTAGTAACAAATCGAGCTGGAAAAGCCACTTTCCA
- a CDS encoding prolyl oligopeptidase family serine peptidase, protein MMPVGQLQYFRSKVDGKLHPYVVCATDTSDEPKPLIVEVSPGALGNLPGAVELTEQIAGIAAAHNQSCIVLRPTGRGSGSVYQNYGEIDVLEAIEHVASNYAIDRDRITITGSSMGGAATWYLISHYPDLFAGAAPFCGYCDYRLWEKPGGLTFHMHEWEIPSWSARSAAFLIENLSHTPVWIIHGEWDRGVGGGVPVEHSRQMAQLMEEQGYTHKYTEIPKTGHGCRLPDIWKEVILWLLKQRKQRSVNSVPLATYNLRHNQSYWVTIDQLSYYGERGAVNARFIKDSHLVVHTENIRTFSLGPIQKNEPVDVTIDDQRFELMNFSHQKQFQRDRQGVWAHGNFDLSTEKRHRASGPISNLFFDGLILVPGTIGTEEETFFNKWIAEDVVGYYRSRNGGVHRGGIMGDNAVQLPVIPDVELTEDLLQTNNLLLYGAYDSNAILSQFEGKLPIAFESKTIHLSDKSYTADGTAVFAVFPHPSNPERYVAVHTGVTPDAICWGSHLDMQLLPDYIVYSGGQLLDWGFWGNDWQSQ, encoded by the coding sequence ATGATGCCAGTTGGTCAACTCCAGTATTTTCGATCCAAGGTTGATGGCAAGTTACACCCCTATGTGGTATGTGCAACTGATACAAGTGATGAACCGAAGCCCTTAATTGTGGAGGTCAGCCCTGGCGCATTGGGAAATCTACCCGGCGCAGTCGAGTTGACTGAACAGATCGCAGGGATTGCTGCGGCACACAATCAATCGTGTATCGTCCTTAGGCCAACGGGACGAGGCTCCGGTTCCGTTTATCAGAACTACGGCGAAATCGATGTCCTAGAAGCCATCGAACATGTCGCCTCAAACTACGCCATTGACCGAGACCGTATCACAATCACGGGCAGTTCGATGGGTGGGGCTGCAACGTGGTATCTCATCTCACACTATCCAGATCTTTTCGCGGGTGCCGCGCCGTTTTGTGGCTATTGCGACTATCGACTGTGGGAAAAACCGGGAGGGCTCACGTTCCACATGCACGAATGGGAAATACCCTCTTGGAGCGCTAGATCTGCTGCGTTTCTCATCGAAAATCTCTCTCATACGCCTGTTTGGATAATCCACGGTGAATGGGATCGGGGCGTTGGCGGCGGTGTCCCGGTTGAGCATTCCCGTCAAATGGCGCAGCTTATGGAAGAACAGGGTTATACACATAAATATACAGAGATCCCTAAAACGGGCCATGGGTGTCGCCTTCCCGATATATGGAAAGAGGTAATTCTTTGGCTGCTGAAGCAGCGGAAGCAGCGATCCGTGAATAGCGTTCCACTGGCAACCTATAATCTACGCCATAACCAATCATATTGGGTCACGATAGATCAACTGTCATACTACGGTGAGCGAGGAGCGGTTAATGCGCGTTTCATCAAGGACAGCCACCTCGTCGTCCATACTGAGAATATTCGCACCTTCTCGCTTGGACCAATTCAGAAGAACGAACCTGTCGATGTAACAATTGATGACCAAAGGTTTGAACTAATGAACTTCAGTCACCAGAAACAGTTTCAACGAGATCGTCAAGGCGTTTGGGCGCATGGCAATTTTGATCTCTCCACTGAGAAGCGTCACCGGGCATCGGGTCCCATCAGTAATCTCTTTTTCGATGGGCTTATCCTTGTCCCCGGCACAATTGGGACAGAAGAGGAGACGTTTTTTAACAAATGGATTGCCGAGGACGTGGTCGGATACTATCGCAGCAGAAACGGAGGGGTGCATCGTGGCGGCATCATGGGGGATAATGCTGTCCAACTCCCTGTCATCCCTGACGTTGAACTCACCGAAGATCTTCTGCAAACAAACAACCTCCTCCTATATGGCGCTTATGATTCTAACGCCATCCTATCACAATTTGAAGGTAAGCTGCCGATTGCCTTTGAGAGCAAGACAATCCACCTCTCCGATAAATCGTACACAGCGGATGGGACAGCGGTTTTCGCCGTATTTCCTCATCCTTCAAACCCGGAACGCTATGTCGCAGTTCACACCGGAGTCACACCAGATGCAATATGCTGGGGAAGCCACCTTGATATGCAACTCCTGCCCGATTACATTGTCTATTCCGGAGGACAACTCCTTGACTGGGGATTTTGGGGGAATGATTGGCAATCCCAATAA